A genomic stretch from Thermoplasmatales archaeon includes:
- a CDS encoding type II toxin-antitoxin system RelE/ParE family toxin: MTTYEVLLSTTAAKEFKFLQKMEQNRIREKFNDLAKDPYNNSQRLDTKKLTGTSRVYYRLRVGDYRIIYFLDDDGIKVVRIATRSDAYSWLD; encoded by the coding sequence TTGACAACTTATGAGGTGCTTCTCTCAACCACAGCAGCGAAGGAGTTTAAATTTCTGCAAAAAATGGAGCAGAACAGGATCAGGGAAAAGTTTAATGATCTTGCGAAAGATCCTTACAACAATTCACAAAGACTAGACACAAAAAAATTAACAGGAACAAGCCGTGTTTATTACCGGCTAAGGGTGGGAGATTACAGAATCATATACTTTCTGGATGATGACGGAATAAAAGTTGTGAGGATTGCAACGAGATCAGATGCGTATTCGTGGCTGGATTAG